A part of Citrifermentans bremense genomic DNA contains:
- a CDS encoding multiheme c-type cytochrome: protein MTRTRKTLFILIPLLLLAFSAWSAEAPPESVCLQCHGSLPDRLGAPVNLWKKSVHAQNGISCNSCHGGDPTDAPTAMTPAKGFLGAPKETAIPAFCGRCHPGVLKDYLSSAHGRALGNGGPTCVTCHGNHEVLKASLALINEKSCSRCHSFERARIIRDAMQQTEAHIQGIEGRLSRYQSIGVDTERLGKELFSVRNSFHSLFHEVNTALVKSESGRINAELSKLDGELQLIDDEQGRRRVVGGIAVALLLALALFAYLLRKTFRD from the coding sequence ATGACCCGGACCCGAAAAACCCTGTTCATCCTGATCCCCCTGCTCCTTCTCGCCTTTTCCGCCTGGAGCGCTGAGGCGCCGCCTGAGAGCGTCTGCCTGCAGTGCCACGGCTCCCTACCGGACCGGCTGGGCGCGCCGGTGAACCTCTGGAAAAAGAGCGTGCATGCCCAAAACGGCATTTCCTGCAACAGCTGCCACGGCGGCGACCCAACCGACGCCCCCACGGCAATGACCCCCGCCAAGGGGTTCCTCGGGGCGCCAAAGGAGACCGCCATCCCCGCCTTTTGCGGCCGCTGCCATCCCGGGGTGCTTAAGGACTACCTCTCCAGCGCGCATGGCAGGGCTCTGGGCAATGGTGGCCCTACCTGCGTCACCTGCCATGGAAACCACGAGGTGCTAAAGGCTTCGCTTGCCCTGATCAACGAAAAGAGCTGCAGCCGCTGCCACAGCTTCGAGAGGGCAAGGATCATCAGGGACGCCATGCAGCAGACCGAGGCGCACATCCAGGGGATCGAGGGGAGGCTTAGCCGGTACCAGTCCATCGGGGTGGACACCGAGAGGCTCGGCAAGGAACTCTTCTCGGTCCGCAACAGCTTCCACTCGCTCTTCCACGAGGTGAACACGGCGCTGGTCAAGTCGGAATCGGGGAGGATCAACGCGGAGCTGTCCAAGCTGGACGGGGAACTGCAGCTCATTGACGACGAACAGGGTAGAAGGAGGGTTGTGGGGGGGATCGCGGTGGCGCTCCTGCTGGCACTGGCGCTTTTCGCCTACCTTTTAAGAAAAACCTTCCGGGACTAG
- a CDS encoding DapH/DapD/GlmU-related protein codes for MLGKVLQRMLGKLAMVVPGGFSLRPWLHRMRGVRIGKNVWISQLVYIDEIHPEQISIGDNVTIGLRCTIFAHFYLGDRPLDTGKGRVVIEKDAFIGPNCTILNGVTIGAGSVVVAGSVVTKSVPPGVLFGHTPASPLARITHPLTSDGQVDYDRFVFGLKKL; via the coding sequence ATGTTAGGGAAAGTGCTGCAAAGGATGCTGGGCAAGCTCGCCATGGTGGTCCCCGGAGGGTTCTCACTGAGGCCCTGGCTGCACAGGATGCGCGGCGTCCGGATCGGGAAGAACGTCTGGATCAGCCAGCTGGTCTACATCGACGAGATACACCCCGAGCAGATCAGCATCGGGGACAACGTAACCATCGGCCTCAGGTGCACCATCTTCGCCCATTTCTACCTGGGGGACCGGCCGCTGGACACCGGGAAGGGGAGGGTGGTGATCGAAAAGGACGCCTTCATCGGCCCCAACTGCACCATCCTCAACGGCGTCACCATAGGAGCGGGATCGGTTGTCGTGGCGGGGAGCGTGGTGACGAAGTCGGTCCCTCCGGGGGTCCTCTTCGGCCACACCCCCGCTTCCCCGCTGGCGCGCATCACGCACCCCCTGACCAGCGACGGCCAAGTCGACTACGACCGCTTCGTCTTCGGCCTGAAAAAGCTCTAG
- a CDS encoding acyl carrier protein: protein MSLLEEIRSFIVDNFLFGDAGNLNNDSSFIKEGIVDSTGILQLVEFIQEQYRVVVEDEDLIPENLDSVNKVAVFVESKMKMAALVEDEIEVAVGGADGAA, encoded by the coding sequence ATGAGCCTGCTAGAAGAGATCAGAAGCTTCATCGTGGACAATTTCCTCTTCGGGGACGCCGGAAACCTTAACAACGACAGCTCCTTCATCAAGGAAGGGATTGTGGACTCCACCGGGATACTGCAACTGGTCGAGTTCATCCAGGAACAGTACCGGGTGGTTGTGGAGGACGAGGATCTTATCCCGGAGAACCTTGATTCGGTCAACAAGGTTGCGGTCTTCGTGGAAAGCAAGATGAAGATGGCGGCTTTGGTGGAAGACGAGATCGAGGTGGCGGTAGGCGGCGCCGACGGCGCGGCTTGA
- the nadE gene encoding NAD(+) synthase, which produces MNRGKFSKEVLLLDPEREVERICARVRELMLTQVKRRGLVVALSGGIDSSVTAALAVRAIGKERVVGLEMPERFSSEESQRLSGKLASSLGIETVLEEISAALEAVGCYRKYDEAVRMVLPDYGEGWKSKIVITNNMEHPGFTSFYLVAQDRGEAVTRVRLPFKPYLQIVAATNFKQRIRKMLEYYHADRLNFAVAGTPNRLEYDQGFFVKLGDGAADIKPIAHLYKSQVYQLAEYLGVPEEIRRREPTTDTYSLAQGQDEFYFSLPYQEMDLCLFAKNHGVAPESVAEVLGLSPDQIRLVFQDIEVKRSSTRYLHLPPLLVEAVNWQ; this is translated from the coding sequence ATGAACCGTGGCAAATTTTCCAAAGAAGTGCTCCTCTTGGACCCGGAACGGGAAGTGGAGCGGATCTGCGCCAGGGTGAGAGAGCTGATGCTGACCCAGGTGAAACGGCGCGGCTTGGTGGTGGCGCTATCCGGGGGGATCGACAGCAGCGTCACCGCGGCCCTCGCGGTGAGGGCCATCGGCAAGGAGCGGGTGGTGGGCCTGGAGATGCCCGAACGGTTCTCGTCCGAAGAGAGCCAGAGGCTAAGCGGCAAGCTCGCCTCCTCTCTCGGGATCGAGACGGTGCTCGAGGAGATCTCGGCAGCCCTGGAAGCGGTGGGGTGCTACCGCAAGTACGACGAGGCGGTCCGGATGGTGCTCCCGGACTACGGGGAGGGGTGGAAGTCGAAGATCGTGATCACCAACAACATGGAGCATCCCGGCTTCACCTCCTTTTATCTCGTGGCCCAGGACCGGGGCGAGGCGGTGACCCGCGTCCGCCTCCCCTTCAAGCCGTACCTGCAGATCGTCGCCGCCACCAACTTCAAGCAGCGCATCCGCAAGATGCTGGAGTACTACCACGCGGACCGGCTCAACTTCGCCGTGGCCGGCACCCCGAACCGCCTGGAGTACGACCAGGGCTTTTTCGTGAAGCTTGGGGACGGCGCCGCCGACATCAAGCCGATCGCGCACCTGTACAAGTCGCAGGTGTACCAGTTGGCCGAGTACCTAGGGGTGCCCGAGGAGATCCGGCGCAGAGAGCCGACCACGGACACCTACTCGCTGGCGCAGGGGCAGGACGAGTTCTACTTCTCGCTTCCCTACCAGGAGATGGATCTCTGCCTTTTCGCCAAGAACCACGGGGTGGCGCCAGAAAGCGTGGCGGAAGTCCTGGGGCTTTCTCCGGACCAGATCCGGCTGGTATTCCAGGACATCGAGGTGAAAAGAAGCAGCACCCGATACCTGCACCTGCCTCCCCTGCTGGTGGAGGCGGTCAACTGGCAGTGA
- a CDS encoding class I adenylate-forming enzyme family protein, producing the protein MEPAVHNLLENSARIRPDKVALVQGDLRVTYRQVNSRANRVAGWLIDEGVLAGERVVMLLRNGIEYLASYYGILKAGAVAVPLNCELRPEGLGELLAELHPAAVICGSEGEQLLHSIDSDTFGARLLLIKDPSRSFSHRSARVFAWDEVVHDAELADHGLATNAPTLASIVYTSGSTGTPKGVMLSHRNIVSNTCSIIQYLGLNENDVQMVVLPFFYVMGKSLLNTHVAVGGTVVVNNEFAYSAPVIRQMAREGVTGFSGVPSTYAYLLHRSPLAAFRDKLPALRYCTQAGGHMAREIKQRLLETLPPHTRLYIMYGATEAAARLTYVEPELLVEKIDSIGRAIPGVTVRVLDERGEDVAEGEVGELVASGPNIMLGYWNDPTATEKVLDGNGYHTGDMGYRDADGYLYVTGRKDHLLKVGGHRLDPQEIEDALMATGELLEVAVLGVDDHLLGKRLVAVAVPLQENPSDKLLLSRCLARLPRHKIPSEVRFVAALPKYPSGKIDRTACLEAPPLDVPKL; encoded by the coding sequence ATGGAGCCTGCGGTACACAACCTATTGGAAAACAGCGCGAGGATCCGTCCGGACAAGGTGGCCCTGGTGCAGGGCGATCTGCGCGTCACCTACCGCCAGGTAAACAGCCGCGCCAACCGGGTTGCCGGTTGGCTCATCGACGAGGGTGTCCTTGCCGGCGAGCGGGTAGTCATGCTGCTTAGAAACGGCATCGAGTACCTGGCGAGCTACTACGGCATCCTCAAGGCGGGGGCGGTCGCGGTCCCTTTGAACTGCGAGCTGCGCCCGGAGGGGCTCGGCGAACTCCTGGCTGAACTGCACCCCGCAGCCGTGATCTGCGGCAGCGAAGGGGAGCAGCTTCTGCATAGCATCGACAGCGACACCTTCGGGGCCCGGCTCCTGCTGATCAAGGACCCGAGCCGCTCCTTTTCACACCGGAGCGCCAGGGTCTTTGCCTGGGACGAGGTCGTGCACGACGCCGAGCTTGCCGACCACGGCCTGGCCACCAACGCCCCCACCCTCGCCAGCATCGTCTACACCTCCGGGTCTACCGGCACCCCAAAGGGGGTGATGCTCTCCCACCGCAATATCGTCAGCAACACCTGCTCCATCATCCAGTACCTCGGCTTGAACGAGAACGACGTCCAGATGGTGGTGCTCCCCTTTTTCTACGTGATGGGTAAATCCCTTCTGAACACGCACGTGGCGGTAGGGGGGACCGTGGTCGTCAACAACGAATTTGCCTACAGTGCGCCGGTGATACGGCAGATGGCGCGGGAGGGGGTGACCGGGTTTTCAGGGGTCCCCTCGACCTACGCCTATCTGCTGCATCGGTCGCCGCTGGCGGCTTTCCGGGACAAGCTCCCTGCACTGCGCTACTGCACCCAGGCCGGAGGGCACATGGCGCGTGAGATCAAGCAGAGGCTCCTGGAGACCCTCCCGCCGCACACAAGGCTCTACATCATGTACGGAGCCACCGAGGCCGCGGCCCGGCTCACTTATGTGGAGCCGGAACTGCTGGTGGAGAAGATCGATTCCATCGGCAGGGCCATACCGGGAGTGACCGTCCGGGTTCTTGACGAAAGAGGGGAGGACGTAGCCGAGGGTGAGGTCGGCGAACTGGTGGCCTCGGGACCTAACATCATGCTGGGGTACTGGAACGACCCCACGGCCACCGAGAAGGTCCTCGACGGCAACGGCTACCACACCGGCGACATGGGGTACCGCGACGCGGACGGCTACCTCTACGTCACCGGCAGGAAGGACCATCTGCTCAAGGTGGGAGGGCACCGCCTGGACCCCCAGGAGATCGAGGACGCGCTGATGGCGACCGGCGAACTCCTGGAGGTGGCGGTGCTGGGCGTGGATGATCACCTTTTGGGGAAAAGGCTGGTGGCGGTCGCGGTGCCGCTCCAGGAGAACCCAAGCGACAAACTGCTCCTCTCCCGCTGTCTGGCGAGGCTCCCCAGGCACAAGATCCCCTCCGAGGTCAGGTTCGTCGCCGCTTTGCCCAAATACCCCAGCGGCAAGATAGACCGCACAGCCTGCCTGGAGGCTCCACCCCTGGACGTCCCGAAGCTTTAG
- a CDS encoding asparagine synthase-related protein, whose amino-acid sequence MLVSGSMATSFKEAKIRDYWGRCPDSARRPLLLERLYPYIFKNPGRGRSFLQGFFAVSREQMQEPFFSHAVRWHAGERNLGFLAPECLALLSQYRPLEELARWLPESFLRRDLLSRAQVLEMEIFLSNFLLSSQGDRVAMAHSVEMRHPFLDYRVVDFAFRLPAKWKVRGLNEKFLLRHAFRGMLPEAIARRGKHPYRAPISELFRGGAPPDYVDESLSERSLKENGYFNVDKIRRLYAKVKGAPPGTVGEFENMALIGALSTQILHRQFIAGASLRRSPVVEPDLVRYGRI is encoded by the coding sequence ATGCTCGTTTCCGGAAGCATGGCAACCTCCTTCAAGGAGGCGAAGATCCGCGACTACTGGGGGAGATGTCCGGACTCCGCGCGGCGTCCGCTGCTTCTGGAGCGGCTTTATCCCTACATCTTCAAAAACCCGGGCCGCGGCCGCAGCTTCCTGCAGGGCTTCTTCGCTGTATCCCGGGAGCAGATGCAGGAGCCCTTTTTCTCCCATGCGGTCCGCTGGCACGCCGGAGAGCGCAACCTCGGTTTCCTGGCGCCGGAGTGCCTGGCCCTCCTGTCGCAATACCGGCCGCTGGAGGAACTCGCCCGGTGGCTCCCGGAGAGTTTCCTGCGCCGGGACCTCTTGTCCCGGGCCCAGGTGCTGGAGATGGAGATCTTCCTCTCCAATTTCCTGCTCTCCTCGCAGGGGGACCGGGTAGCCATGGCCCACTCCGTCGAGATGCGTCACCCATTTCTGGATTACCGGGTGGTCGATTTCGCCTTCCGCCTTCCGGCCAAATGGAAGGTGCGGGGGCTCAATGAGAAGTTCCTTTTGAGGCACGCCTTCCGGGGGATGCTGCCGGAGGCGATCGCCAGAAGGGGGAAGCACCCCTACCGGGCTCCGATCAGCGAACTGTTCCGGGGGGGCGCGCCCCCCGATTACGTGGACGAGTCGCTTTCGGAGCGAAGCCTCAAGGAAAACGGTTATTTCAACGTCGACAAGATCCGCCGCCTCTATGCCAAGGTCAAGGGGGCTCCCCCCGGTACCGTCGGCGAGTTCGAGAACATGGCGCTCATCGGCGCACTCTCAACGCAGATACTGCACCGGCAGTTCATCGCCGGTGCATCGTTGCGGCGCAGTCCGGTTGTGGAGCCGGACCTGGTGCGGTACGGACGCATCTGA
- a CDS encoding dolichyl-phosphate beta-glucosyltransferase, which translates to MLPETSIVIAAYNEEQRLPASLGKIQAYLAEKQHEAEVVVVDDGSTDATASLVREMAQRMPGLRLISYPKNRGKGYALRQGVQASRGKLVLVSDADLSTPIEELETLKKLLAARSHQIAIGSRALPQSEVVQAQPPWRRGMGRLFNKAVRLLVTDEFSDTQCGFKLFHGEVARKLFGQARIDRFAYDVEILALARRHGYSVAEVPIQWKNCAASKVNPALDSLQMLGDLVKIRLSVGRQQDGLIPLEKLRSGSLTP; encoded by the coding sequence ATGCTTCCGGAAACGAGCATTGTCATCGCCGCCTACAACGAAGAACAGAGACTGCCGGCATCGCTTGGAAAGATCCAGGCCTACCTCGCCGAGAAGCAACATGAGGCGGAGGTGGTGGTGGTCGACGACGGCAGCACCGACGCCACCGCTTCGCTGGTGCGGGAGATGGCCCAGCGGATGCCGGGGCTCAGACTGATCAGTTACCCCAAAAACCGCGGCAAGGGATACGCCCTCAGGCAGGGGGTGCAGGCGTCCCGGGGGAAGCTGGTGCTGGTGAGCGACGCAGACCTTTCCACCCCGATCGAGGAACTGGAGACCCTGAAAAAGCTCCTCGCCGCGCGCAGCCACCAGATCGCCATCGGCTCCCGCGCCCTGCCGCAAAGCGAGGTGGTGCAGGCCCAGCCCCCCTGGCGCCGCGGCATGGGACGGCTTTTCAACAAGGCGGTCCGACTCCTCGTCACTGACGAATTCAGCGACACCCAGTGCGGTTTCAAGCTCTTCCATGGGGAGGTCGCACGCAAGCTCTTCGGACAGGCGCGCATCGACCGCTTCGCCTACGACGTGGAGATCCTGGCCCTGGCCAGGCGCCACGGCTACAGCGTCGCCGAGGTCCCGATCCAGTGGAAAAACTGCGCCGCCTCGAAAGTGAACCCCGCGCTGGACTCGCTGCAGATGCTGGGCGACCTGGTCAAGATCCGGCTCAGCGTCGGCCGGCAACAGGACGGATTGATTCCGCTGGAAAAGCTTCGTTCCGGTTCGCTCACCCCCTGA
- a CDS encoding STAS domain-containing protein: MALHQALVCRLNELVEQKFETVELDLRQVDHIDACGCQLLALFLEHLRRHGIMPAVCLGPEVAAEISLLGFSETFSVLPSL, encoded by the coding sequence TTGGCGCTCCACCAGGCGCTCGTTTGCCGGCTGAACGAGCTTGTCGAGCAGAAATTTGAAACCGTCGAACTGGACCTCCGCCAGGTGGACCACATCGACGCCTGCGGCTGCCAGCTGCTGGCCCTGTTCCTGGAGCATCTCAGGCGGCACGGCATCATGCCCGCCGTCTGTCTGGGACCGGAAGTCGCAGCCGAAATATCCCTTCTTGGCTTTTCAGAAACGTTCTCTGTTTTGCCCTCCCTTTAA
- a CDS encoding chemotaxis protein CheA: protein MTTPTGGNDSIDLKRFNQVFFEECAENLAEMEQILIALGDREPDHEQLNAIFRAAHSIKGGAGIFGFEDMTVVTHVMESLLDLLRNHEIPFRPEMIDLFLEAGDVISMQLAGHREGKPVSQEAIDQVRAKLQQLAAPASKGGDVRQAPTETARAQDASPLPVRYRLTFSPDPEIFHRGIRMESIVSELSELALAGEFHCRAFLAETPELEDLDPMRCVTHWEFTLVSQAGREKLVEAFMFVAEEEQLQIEELPWQERRGEDAKEDAPGTVAPAPPGRRAYDSNEMAPGAFGRRGTETESSIRVNVGKVDQLINQVGELLITQAMLAQIAVGLDPMLHQALQRGLAQLERNTRDLQGSVMSIRLVPISVVFSRFPRLVRELAAKLGKQVEFKTTGEGTELDRGLIEKIADPLTHLVRNALDHGLETPQARLAAGKEPTGTLQLRASQVGGRIVVDVIDDGAGLNRGRILAKAQERGIPCSDSMHDDEVWQLIFAPGFSTAEEVTDLSGRGVGMDVVLKNVQSIGGRVQIASEAGAGARFTISLPLTLAILEGLTVAVGGEKFIIPINVVIESLQPKPDQLKTVNGRQVVQVRGEYLPIIRLHRLFNLEPEVQEPERGILVLVEGDGERGAILVDRLLDEQQVVVKSIETNFRRVEGSAGATILGDGRVALILDLTELFQMHKKS from the coding sequence ATGACCACTCCAACAGGTGGAAACGACAGTATCGATCTCAAACGCTTCAACCAGGTCTTCTTCGAGGAATGCGCCGAGAACCTGGCCGAGATGGAGCAGATCCTCATCGCTTTGGGGGACCGCGAGCCCGACCACGAGCAGTTGAACGCCATCTTCCGCGCCGCCCACTCCATCAAGGGGGGGGCCGGGATCTTCGGCTTCGAGGACATGACCGTGGTGACCCACGTCATGGAGTCGCTGCTCGACCTCTTGAGAAACCACGAGATCCCCTTCCGGCCGGAGATGATCGACCTGTTCCTGGAAGCCGGCGACGTCATATCGATGCAGCTTGCCGGGCACCGGGAAGGAAAGCCGGTATCCCAGGAGGCGATCGACCAGGTGCGGGCCAAGCTGCAGCAACTGGCGGCGCCGGCATCGAAAGGCGGCGACGTCCGCCAAGCCCCGACGGAAACGGCGCGGGCGCAGGATGCTTCCCCCCTCCCCGTCCGCTACCGGCTCACCTTTTCCCCGGACCCGGAGATCTTCCACCGCGGCATCCGCATGGAGAGCATCGTCTCCGAGCTCTCTGAACTCGCCCTGGCTGGCGAATTCCACTGCCGCGCCTTCTTGGCCGAGACACCGGAGCTGGAAGATCTCGACCCGATGCGCTGCGTCACGCACTGGGAGTTCACCCTCGTTTCGCAGGCGGGGAGAGAGAAGCTCGTCGAGGCCTTCATGTTCGTCGCCGAGGAGGAGCAACTGCAGATCGAGGAGCTCCCCTGGCAGGAGCGGCGCGGGGAGGACGCAAAGGAGGACGCTCCCGGGACCGTCGCCCCCGCCCCCCCGGGCAGGCGAGCCTACGACAGCAACGAGATGGCCCCCGGCGCCTTCGGACGGCGCGGAACCGAAACCGAGTCCTCGATCCGGGTGAACGTGGGGAAGGTTGACCAGCTGATCAACCAGGTGGGGGAGCTCCTGATCACGCAGGCCATGCTGGCGCAGATAGCGGTCGGGCTCGACCCGATGCTGCACCAGGCGCTGCAGAGGGGGCTGGCGCAACTGGAGCGGAACACCCGCGACCTGCAGGGGAGCGTGATGTCGATACGGCTCGTCCCCATCAGCGTGGTCTTCAGCCGCTTCCCCCGGCTGGTGCGCGAACTGGCCGCGAAACTCGGCAAGCAGGTCGAGTTCAAGACCACCGGCGAGGGGACCGAGCTGGACCGGGGGCTGATCGAGAAGATCGCCGACCCGCTCACCCACCTGGTGAGAAACGCGCTGGACCACGGCCTGGAGACGCCGCAAGCGCGCCTTGCCGCCGGAAAGGAGCCGACCGGGACCCTGCAGCTTAGAGCCTCTCAGGTGGGTGGAAGGATCGTCGTCGACGTGATCGACGACGGCGCGGGGCTGAACCGCGGCCGCATCCTCGCCAAGGCGCAGGAACGGGGGATCCCCTGCTCCGACTCCATGCACGACGACGAGGTGTGGCAGCTCATCTTCGCCCCGGGCTTCTCCACCGCCGAGGAAGTGACCGACCTTTCCGGGCGCGGCGTCGGGATGGACGTGGTGCTGAAGAACGTGCAGTCGATCGGGGGGCGGGTCCAGATCGCCTCCGAGGCCGGGGCGGGGGCGCGCTTCACCATAAGCCTCCCGCTCACCCTCGCCATACTGGAAGGGCTCACCGTCGCGGTGGGGGGGGAGAAATTCATCATCCCCATCAACGTGGTGATTGAATCGCTGCAGCCAAAGCCCGACCAGTTAAAAACGGTGAACGGCAGGCAGGTGGTCCAGGTGCGGGGCGAATACCTCCCCATCATCAGGCTGCACCGGCTGTTCAACCTGGAACCGGAGGTGCAGGAGCCCGAGCGCGGAATACTGGTGCTGGTCGAAGGGGACGGAGAGCGGGGAGCAATCCTCGTGGACCGGCTTCTGGACGAGCAGCAGGTGGTGGTGAAGAGCATAGAAACCAATTTCAGGCGGGTCGAGGGGAGCGCGGGGGCGACCATCTTAGGGGACGGGCGCGTGGCGCTGATCCTGGACCTGACCGAATTGTTCCAGATGCACAAGAAGTCCTAG
- a CDS encoding chemotaxis protein CheW — translation MQTAHGSVEQETRLEGSSEYLTFTLGSESYGIDILKVQEIRGYDCVTRIANTPSFIKGVINLRGVIVPIVDLRIKFNVGEATYHEFTVVIIINVLGKVVGIVVDGVSDVVALPAQSIKPPPELGAALDTRYITGLGTLNDEMLILVDIEKLIGSEELQIVEQSAENTQKEVVNI, via the coding sequence ATGCAGACAGCTCACGGCAGCGTCGAGCAGGAGACACGGTTGGAGGGGTCGTCGGAGTACCTCACCTTCACCCTGGGAAGCGAGAGCTACGGGATCGACATCCTGAAGGTCCAGGAGATCAGGGGGTACGACTGCGTCACCCGGATCGCCAACACCCCTTCCTTCATCAAGGGGGTGATCAACCTGCGCGGGGTGATCGTGCCGATCGTGGACCTGCGCATCAAGTTCAACGTGGGAGAGGCCACCTACCACGAGTTCACCGTGGTGATCATCATCAACGTGCTGGGCAAGGTGGTGGGGATCGTGGTGGACGGCGTCTCCGACGTGGTGGCGCTCCCGGCGCAAAGCATCAAGCCGCCGCCGGAACTCGGCGCCGCCCTCGACACCCGCTACATCACGGGGCTTGGGACATTGAACGACGAGATGCTGATCCTGGTGGACATCGAGAAGCTGATCGGCAGCGAGGAGCTGCAGATCGTGGAACAAAGCGCGGAAAACACTCAAAAAGAGGTGGTGAACATATGA